The sequence GGGTGGAGCCAGCCGGCCGCTCCTACGAGACCGGCGAACACGCCTGTACCATGAAGTTCGGCAAGCCTGGCGTCATCCATGGCTTCAAATGCCAAATGCTGCAGGACGAAAACGGCGATCCCGCTCCCGTATACTCTGTCGCCAGCGGTCTCGACTATCCAGGCGTCGGTCCCGAGCACTGCATGCTGCAGGCCAAGGGCCGAGTGAGCTACGGCGACGCCAACGACCGGGAAACCATCGACGCCTTCTACCAGCTCAGCCGCCTCGAAGGCATCATCCCCGCCCTCGAAAGCGCCCACGCCGTAGCCTTCGCCATGAAGCTCGCCCAAGAAAAGCCGCGCCAGTCCATTCTCGTAAACCTCAGCGGACGCGGCGACAAGGACATCGACTTCGTCGTCGAAAAATACGGCCTGCCGGAAGATGCCTAAGACAACCCCACGGCGAACTCCCTGTATCCAAATTCCAGGCACGGAACCAGTCTCAGACTCTCGAATCCAATCTGCGGCTCGCAAGGGAGAGAGAGGGAGCCTTAAGCACGTAGCCCAGTGAAGAAGCGCAAGGGAGGCCAACCTGCGGGCTTTGAACGGCCCCGCGATTGCTCCCATAAAATCACCTCAGGGGCTGGCAAAAACTGGCACAGCTGCTCGGAGACGATTGTGACATAAATTCACGCGACCGCGGAACCCAGCGTCCCTGCGCAAGTCACATACCTCCTGCCTAGCAACAGCTTACGCCGACAAAATTTCTTCTGGCACCTCGACTGCTGGGTACATGAGCAAGTAGGAACGTGGCCGCAAACGCCACCTATCGACTCCCAAATAGGAAATTAGAAATGAAACGATTCCCAAAGATTACTCTCGCCCTTGCCCTTGCCGCAACTACCGCGATTTCAACGAGCTACGCAGATTCGCTTCAGCTCGAAGTCGACTCGAATCCCATCGACAGGAGCGACAAGTTCATGCCGCACAGCTACGCCAACATGCTGCAAGCCGCAACCCCATCCGTCGTATCCGTGCACACCGCACGTATCGTCAAGGTCGCCCGCGGCGGCAGAGGGATGTCACCCGAGGACGAGCTGCTGCGGCGGTTTTTCGGCCTTCCCGCACCTCGCTACGAACAACAAGGCGAACCTGAGGAACGCCGCATGCCACAGGGCATCGGTTCCGGCGTCATCGTCAGCGCAGACGGCTACATAATCACCAACAGCCACGTCGTGACCGGGCAGAGCGAGGACGTCGCGGACGAAATCCTCGTGCAGCTAAGCGACGGCACCGAGCTGGAAGCTAAAGTTGTGGGCACCGACCCCCTCACCGACATCGCCATCCTTAAAGTCGAAGCCGACGACCTTCCCGCCATTCGTATCGCGGACAGCGACAACATCGAGGTGGGCGACGTCGTTTTCGCTATCGGCAACCCCATGGGCGTCGGGCTCACCGTCACTCAAGGGATCGTTTCCGCGACCAACCGAGCCATCGGCATTTACGGCGAACGGGGCTACGAGAGCTTCATCCAAACCGATGCCTCCATCAACCCCGGCAATTCCGGCGGCGCTCTCATCGACTCGCAAGGGCGACTCGTGGGCGTCAATTCCGCCATCATTTCCCGCAGCGGAGGCAACATCGGCATCGGTTTCGCCATCCCCGCAAACCTCGCCATCAGCATCTCTCAACAACTCGCCGACAGCGGCGAGGTCCGCCGCGGCTTCCTCGGCGTGAGCATCGCCGACGTCACCCCAGACATCGCCGAGGCCTTCAATATGAAAAATTCCAAGGGCGTGCTCATCAACGACGTCGAAGAGGATTCCGCAGCCGATCAAGGCGGTATCGAACGCGGCGACATTATCGTAGCGGTCGACGGCAAAAAAGTCGAATCCGCCAACCAATTCCGTATCCGCATCGGCAATACTATTCCGGACACCAAGATCGAACTCGACATCCTCAGGGACGGCAAACCTAAGACCCTCGAAATCACCGTAGGCAGCGCTTCCGGCCGCTTCGCTATGGGAGCGAACGAGCTGGTGGAAGGCGTTGAAGTCGCTGTCATCGACAAGGAAATCGCCGAACGCTACCGCATTCCCAAGAACATCGACGGCTTAGCCATCGTCAGCGTGTCTCCAGATTCTCCTTACGCACGCGTTCTAGGCGAAGGCACTGTCATCCTCGAAATCAACGACAACGAGGTAGAAACCGTCGCTGACGCACGCGACCTTCTCCGCACTGGAGTCAACAAGCTCTTCGTCTACAGCCGAGGCCGCACCGGCTATCTGGCCCTTCGCGTTGAATAACGCCAGTCCACTTCAAAATCGTTCTTACAAACAATCACGGCCGCGTTTCAGTTCGCGGCCGTTTTTTTGTTTATGGGGAACGGGGAACGCTCCTGCGTCGCGGTTCCGAATCCTCCGGCCGGCACGTTGTAAACAAGCTAAAGGAACGTCTCCCAAGGGCTAAGCAGCCCCAATGGACTTGCCTACCGTAAGGTGGCTGCCGTGGGTGGACGGTTCCGACATTTCCAAGTCGAGTATCCGCAATTGCGCTACCGCTTCCGAGTCAAGCAACCTCGGTCCGTAGCGAAAGCTCATGAGGGCGAGACGGTGCACGTTTCGCCAAGCCCGGGCGCGGCGGCCGCTTTTCAGATCCTTGCACACCTCCGGTATTTCGATAGCCAGAAGGCTACGAAGCCCAATCGGCAGCCACGGCTCTTTCGCGATGGCTGCTTCGATTCGATTCGCTCGCTTGAGCCAAACCTCGCTCTTGGAGCGGCCCGACTTTCCAACCGTTCGATTCTCTTTTTCTGCAAACATCTTTCCTAGTTAAGTTTCAATTGCCTATCCCTAAAACGAATGGGAAGCCCGATTAACGGCGCCAAAAGCGCAGCTCCTCGCGCAGGCTTTCGTTTTCCTGCTTGAGCTTCACAACCAATATCGCTCCTCGCATATCCACCCCCAGTTCGGAGCGAACCCGCTCCGCTTGCCGGGCTAGGTAAACCGCGTCCCAATCAAAGAGGTACCCCTGTCGCTGGGTGTCTCCAAGCGACTGATACAAGCCCATGCGGTAGTACTTTAAAAAGGTGCGGGAAGTCACTCCGGCGAGCATCGCCGCCTTCGAAACATCATAAATTTCGTCGGTCGCCCCCGGAGCCCGCCACCTCGGAATCAACTTGTCGTTCGGCTCGGAATCCATAGAAACAATAGTTTACTCATTCAAGACAGTGACGCAAGCGCGCGCTGCGCTTGGAGACCCGCGGCAAAGCGGAAATCCTCAGCTTTTCCCGCTTCCCGCAAAGCCAAAAAAAGCGTCTCCCTGCGAGAGAGAGACGCTCGTGACATACCTATACTATTCGATAGCGATCGTGCGCTTTGCGGCTTTCGCTGCGAGGGGAAGATTCACGGTCAAAACGCCGTTTTCCACCTTCGCCTTGATCTCGCTCTCATCGATATCGACATTCAACTCCAGGCTTAATCTAAAGTCTCCGTCCGGTCGCTCGCGACGGTAGGTCTTCCATTCATCGCGAGCCACCTCGACCGCTTCCGCATCGATGCTCAGCAGATTACCGTCGAGGGTGATGCGGGCACCGTCCTTGGGCACGCCGGGAAGGTGGACCTCCAAACGATAGGCGTTGTCTTCGGAATGCACGACGTATTCGGGTTTACGATACGTCTTTTCTTCATTCGTTGCCTGCTTGTTTTGCGTGGTAGCAAGTTCTGAGTTCATGAGTGATTCTCCTCCTTTCCTAGCATTACGAGATTTCAATTTTACGGGGACGTCGCTCCTCGGCCTTGGGCAAGCTGACTTGCAACATGCCATTCTCCAGCTTGGCGGAGACGCCTTCGATGTCGATGTCGTCACCCACCGTGATGCTGCGCGTCATCGTACGCTTGCTTTCACCGTTTCCGGACTTGTCCTCCACATTCACCGAGATGCTCAACACCGAATTCTCTACCTTGAGGTCGATGGCATCCTTGGAAACTCCCGGCAGCTCGGCAGTCACGAAGTAGTGGTCGTCGTCGCCGTGCACGTCCAAGGGAAAATCCCGGTGAGCAGCGCTCTTGAAGGCTGACGGCCATAGATCGCTGGAGCCGAAAGCGCGGTTGAAAAGTCGATCCATTTCGAAAAACGGATCGCTTGGCCATGAGTTACGTTTAACAAGTTTCATGATAATCCTCCTTCGATTGAATTAAGTGGTGCCAACATAAATGCACAAAAAATGCCAAGTGGCACAGAGCACACTTAGCATTGACTATAAGTAACTTACAAAATCAACGAGCGTAATTGACGGCTCGTTATTTCACATAGCGAACCGTCTCATCGAGCCAGTTTGACACAGTGCCGCTCAGTCGAACCATTCGTCTTCCGGATCGAAGGCTGGCACCGGGATGTTTACGATCTTGAGCTTGCCGATCGCTCGGTGACGGCATCCGGGCTTGATAAGGATAGAGGTCATGGGCTTGACCGGGTAAAGCTCGCCGTCCAGCTCCATGTGCCCTTCCCCTTCCAGCACGAGGTAGATCTCCGTGAGCTTCTTGTGGTAGTGCGTCTTCGCGTCCTTCGAGATGTCCACTAGATGTAGCGTGGCCACGGGATTGTCGGGCGTGGCAAAAGCGCGTCGCGACTGGCCACAAGGACAGGGAACGGAGGGGATCTCGTCCAGCTGCGATATTTCAAATTTGTTCATAGCCGCCAGCAAATCACGGCAGCCCGCTACCGCAATGGCAAAGCGGAGCTGGCCACCACCACGATATCGTCTTCCGTGTAACGTTCTCTGTCGGGGCCGTTGGAACGTATTTCGATCCGCGTCATCGACTTCGCATGGAAAAACAGAGGTTCCCCCCAACGATCCAACAGCCTCCCTTCCGGATCCAAAAACTTGTTGGTCCGCGAAACAAAGGCGATCCCCTCTGGATTGTCGCCAGCCAGCGATGCGAGCACATCCGCGTTGGACCCGACCGCAATCAAGTCCGGGTCTTTGAAATGCAGCCAGAAACGTTGAAGTACGGATGCCACCAATCGCAGGTCTCGCTCCCCACCTCCTGTATCCGCTCCGTAATGACGCAGCAACTCTGGATGCTTCACATCCGTCACCACATCCCCTTCCTCCAACTCCCAAAAGGGAGCGTCCACCGTCGGAGGCGACACCATCTGCTCCGCATTCGAGGGCTCTGCGTTACGACTCCGTTCGCTGGAGTCCTCCAAGGCTCTCGGCGCTGTATTGGCTGATGGATACGCCAGCGGCTTCTCCCGTGTCTCGGGAAGGTCGCGACGCCACAGGTACACTCCTGCAAGGACAAGCGCTCCTACAAGCAAAACAGCAAAACCGCCAACTTTCTTCATCCCCAAAGCCCCAGTGGGCTCGAGCTGGATCCGAGGTCGTAGAAGCGCTCGATGTTAGGCAGGGCTAGGGACAAGTCCGACTGCGAAGTCCCAAGCCAGAGGGCAAGCTCCGCGAAGTACTGGTCCACGGAGGTGGTAGGAATGAGGCGACCGCGGCCCGTATCCAAATCGTTGCCTAAACCGATGTTCTCCGGGTAGTCGCCGTAAAGTCTGCCGCCATGCAAGCCGCCGCCGAGCACGAAGTGGTTCCCGCCCCAACCGTGGTCCGTGCCATCTCCGTTGCTGGTAAGAGTCCGGCCAAAGTCAGAAGCGGAAAACAGGACCACTTCGTCTTCCAATCCCATCTCTTTTATGGCTGCCCAAAAGGCGCCCACCGCATCGCTCACTTCCCGCATCAAACCTTCATGGGCATCCATCAGATCGTCGTGCGTATCGAATCCGCCACGACGCGTTAAAAAGGTCTGCCGTTGGTGCCCCAGATTGCCGCTGGCCGCGATGCTGCGAGCGATCATCTTGAGCTCGTCTCCAAGGCGAGTGTCGGGGAACTCCGTGGAAAAAGGGATTTCCTCTCCGACTGCTGCATTGAACTCCACCCCTAGGTCGATGGCGCTACGATTGAAACGGGCGTAGGTACGCTGCAGGAGGTTTTGGTATTGCTGATCCAATACGCTGTCCACCGCCCCTTTGAAATACTGGTGGTCTTCATTCCCGTAAAACTGCAGGTCGATCGCTCCATTGGGTGTGATGCTGTAGGGAATCAGCGAATCTCCGCTCTGCAGGATGTTCGTCCCGGCAAGGGAGATGTTCATGGACACCTTCGGCGACTCGTTCAGGGCATCCAACACGTCCGCCATCCGCCCAAACCACCCTTTGGAATCCCGTTTGTCTGGCGTAGAGGTTTGCCAATGCATCACTTGGTCCGAATGGGAAAAGAGCCCCAGCGGGAGTCGAGCGCTCCGGTTCTCGAAAGCGGCCAAAGTGGTCGGCTCGATCAAGGTCCCGACATTGCAAACGAAGGCGAGCTCCCCGGCAGCGTACAGAGATTGCATCGCAGCCATTTCCGGATGCAGCCCGAAGGCTCGCGCGCTGGCTGCATCGGCGATCGGCAACAGCTCCTCGGCTTGCAGGCTCAAGCCAGCGCGAGCCGCTCGATAGCGTTGAAACTCATCCGATTCCCGCGGCACGAGCATATTGAAGGAATCGTTGCCGCCATCCAAGAAAAGGCAAACCAGCGCCTTGTGCCCGCCCGCCGCCGGTAAGCCCTGGGCCGAGACGCGACTGCTCATCAAAAGGCTCGTCAGGGTCGAATAAAAGGCCGTGCTCCCCACCGCCGCGCAACTCGCCTGCCCGATAAACTTCCTCCGGCTTAACTTCTTTCCTAGATCCATTCCTATCGTGCCCAAACGTTAACTACAAGGTGACTGCAAACTCCGACGACAACATAGCGATTCTCACCAACATCCCGACCGTCAGGCGATCGTCGAACCAACCGGCCCGGCCCTCGTAGGCGTCGAGCATTATTTCCCGCGTCGCATCCGTCATGGTTCCGTGGAAGAGCACCAAATCTAAGCGATCGATTACCGCGCCGACACCCTCGCTCCTCAAAAGAGCGATCTCGTCCGTGAACTCGAAGGTCATGCCCGGTTCGTATTGGCCGTCGCCATCGTCATCCTGCCACGCAAAGCCCCACATGATAGCGCCTCCATAGATATTTTGCGTCGCCATCGCCGTCGAGGAGTTGAGCACTTGGAACTCCGGACCCACCAAACCCGCATCCGCCATCTCTCCCTGCGGAACGTAGTCGGGCTGGAAGAAGTTAAAAACGGAATTCGAGCTCATCACCCGCTGCCCCATCTCGCTGGGATGCTCCCAGTCCGGAATGAGCGGCTTGCCGCCATCCACTGAAGCCGCTCCGAGACTCGTCACGATGCGCACCCACCTCAAATAAGGTTCCCTCAGGCGGCCGGCAAAAAGGTCGTCGTCCGAAACCGGAACCCGAGCTTCCGCGTCGAGCAAGATCGCTTTCACGACTGATTTCATGTCGCCCCGCACGCCCTTTCCGTTGTCCGCGAAAACCTGAGCCACACGCTGTACGTATCCAGGACTTGGATTCGATTTCACCAAGCGTTGAATCAGGCGATACGAAATAAAGGGCCCAACATTGGGATGGTGAAACAAATTGTCGATGGCGGCCTCAAAGTCATCCATCGCCACGCGGCCAGGATCTTCCGAAAAGGCAGGCAGCACCGTTCCATTGAGCAACACCTTGCACTCCTGGTCATGCTCGTGCTCCCAAGCCTTCATCGGCGCATCCCAAACCCACTGCCCAAAATCGAAATGCCAACGGATGTCAGGACTATTGTTCTCGCCGCCAAAGGCGAAGCCGGTGAACACGCGGGCAAAATTGGTGATGTCCTCGTTGTCGTAGGTAGGAATCGGATTTCCCTCCGCGTCAAGCTTGCGGGACCCATCGGGATTGAGCTCGAAAAGCCCGATGCTGAATAGCTGCATAATCTCGCGAGCGTAGTTTTCGTCCGGATACCGGTTCTCCTCGGGATTCGCCTTACGATTCTTCAGGTGGCTTAGATAGTTCCCCATAGCCGGGTGAAGCGAAGTATCGCGCAAGAGGTCCCTCCAGTTGCCAAAAGAATGGTCCAGCAACATGTCATAAAAATCC comes from Pelagicoccus enzymogenes and encodes:
- a CDS encoding Hsp20/alpha crystallin family protein, which encodes MNSELATTQNKQATNEEKTYRKPEYVVHSEDNAYRLEVHLPGVPKDGARITLDGNLLSIDAEAVEVARDEWKTYRRERPDGDFRLSLELNVDIDESEIKAKVENGVLTVNLPLAAKAAKRTIAIE
- a CDS encoding DUF1501 domain-containing protein encodes the protein MSSRVSAQGLPAAGGHKALVCLFLDGGNDSFNMLVPRESDEFQRYRAARAGLSLQAEELLPIADAASARAFGLHPEMAAMQSLYAAGELAFVCNVGTLIEPTTLAAFENRSARLPLGLFSHSDQVMHWQTSTPDKRDSKGWFGRMADVLDALNESPKVSMNISLAGTNILQSGDSLIPYSITPNGAIDLQFYGNEDHQYFKGAVDSVLDQQYQNLLQRTYARFNRSAIDLGVEFNAAVGEEIPFSTEFPDTRLGDELKMIARSIAASGNLGHQRQTFLTRRGGFDTHDDLMDAHEGLMREVSDAVGAFWAAIKEMGLEDEVVLFSASDFGRTLTSNGDGTDHGWGGNHFVLGGGLHGGRLYGDYPENIGLGNDLDTGRGRLIPTTSVDQYFAELALWLGTSQSDLSLALPNIERFYDLGSSSSPLGLWG
- a CDS encoding DUF1800 family protein; amino-acid sequence: MLANKQLCAAACLMASVLSAASGAETLVDRDGDGLSDVWELAFDAQDLLPGEDADGDGSSNREECEHGTDPFDAASCFEPYRFEWDPEGVAFVFEGVEGQSYSVEVSGDLVNWEEGPDRLFSSGGPERLVSQADGQTLRFMRFRVGGDQDGDGLGDFEEKLLGTDPFATHSDPDFGAGDLAQLMDRFFSEGTFDVAGKQVAGALPSLEEASRFLAQASLSSRIQEIETVASLGFGAWIDGQFAEVPGYILPGTKWWRDNVENFFWVHRHYAWWDQVMNSSDLLRQRLAVALGEVYVLSDQALDGGAATFGMADFYDMLLDHSFGNWRDLLRDTSLHPAMGNYLSHLKNRKANPEENRYPDENYAREIMQLFSIGLFELNPDGSRKLDAEGNPIPTYDNEDITNFARVFTGFAFGGENNSPDIRWHFDFGQWVWDAPMKAWEHEHDQECKVLLNGTVLPAFSEDPGRVAMDDFEAAIDNLFHHPNVGPFISYRLIQRLVKSNPSPGYVQRVAQVFADNGKGVRGDMKSVVKAILLDAEARVPVSDDDLFAGRLREPYLRWVRIVTSLGAASVDGGKPLIPDWEHPSEMGQRVMSSNSVFNFFQPDYVPQGEMADAGLVGPEFQVLNSSTAMATQNIYGGAIMWGFAWQDDDGDGQYEPGMTFEFTDEIALLRSEGVGAVIDRLDLVLFHGTMTDATREIMLDAYEGRAGWFDDRLTVGMLVRIAMLSSEFAVTL
- a CDS encoding Do family serine endopeptidase; amino-acid sequence: MKRFPKITLALALAATTAISTSYADSLQLEVDSNPIDRSDKFMPHSYANMLQAATPSVVSVHTARIVKVARGGRGMSPEDELLRRFFGLPAPRYEQQGEPEERRMPQGIGSGVIVSADGYIITNSHVVTGQSEDVADEILVQLSDGTELEAKVVGTDPLTDIAILKVEADDLPAIRIADSDNIEVGDVVFAIGNPMGVGLTVTQGIVSATNRAIGIYGERGYESFIQTDASINPGNSGGALIDSQGRLVGVNSAIISRSGGNIGIGFAIPANLAISISQQLADSGEVRRGFLGVSIADVTPDIAEAFNMKNSKGVLINDVEEDSAADQGGIERGDIIVAVDGKKVESANQFRIRIGNTIPDTKIELDILRDGKPKTLEITVGSASGRFAMGANELVEGVEVAVIDKEIAERYRIPKNIDGLAIVSVSPDSPYARVLGEGTVILEINDNEVETVADARDLLRTGVNKLFVYSRGRTGYLALRVE
- a CDS encoding Hsp20/alpha crystallin family protein, with the protein product MKLVKRNSWPSDPFFEMDRLFNRAFGSSDLWPSAFKSAAHRDFPLDVHGDDDHYFVTAELPGVSKDAIDLKVENSVLSISVNVEDKSGNGESKRTMTRSITVGDDIDIEGVSAKLENGMLQVSLPKAEERRPRKIEIS
- a CDS encoding cupin domain-containing protein, with amino-acid sequence MNKFEISQLDEIPSVPCPCGQSRRAFATPDNPVATLHLVDISKDAKTHYHKKLTEIYLVLEGEGHMELDGELYPVKPMTSILIKPGCRHRAIGKLKIVNIPVPAFDPEDEWFD